A single region of the Chelonoidis abingdonii isolate Lonesome George chromosome 23, CheloAbing_2.0, whole genome shotgun sequence genome encodes:
- the FAM43B gene encoding protein FAM43B, with protein MLPWRRNKFVLVEEDRQGKAKSLGPGLSYASLLSSFVRSCPDLLPECPLERLGSVFRSRRHKVELNQEDPTYTAWYLGNAVTLQAKGEGCTDEAVGKIWAKSGGGASGTRVKLTLGAHGIRMAPCEKRGGGGRRPGHVYLLRRITYCAADARRPKLFAWVYRHQVKHKAVVLRCHAALLPKAGTARALAHLLHQTASAAFSDFKRLQRQKDARRLQRQRLGDSIVPLLPIRKLLNGQGPYRPPADRGRGARRLSSILEEEEEEENLGASRNNAPAASLSLATGCDRPAAGPQRRERAEVLTLAREMRGWSLQSPPPWQPARERPCC; from the coding sequence ATGCTGCCCTGGCGCAGGAACAAGTTCGTGCTGGTGGAAGAGGATCGCCAGGGCAAAGCCAAGAGCCTGGGCCCGGGGCTAAGCTACGCCTCGCTGCTCTCCAGCTTCGTGCGCTCCTGCCCGGACCTGCTGCCCGAGTGCCCGCTGGAGCGGCTGGGCAGCGTCTTCCGCAGCCGGCGGCACAAGGTGGAGCTGAACCAGGAGGACCCCACCTACACGGCCTGGTACCTGGGCAACGCGGTCACTCTGCAGGCCAAGGGCGAGGGCTGCACGGACGAGGCGGTGGGCAAGATCTGGGCCAAGAGCGGCGGCGGGGCCAGCGGCACCAGGGTCAAGCTGACGCTGGGGGCGCACGGCATCCGCATGGCCCCCTGCGAGAAGCGGGGCGGCGGCGGGCGGCGCCCGGGCCACGTCTACCTGCTGCGCCGCATCACCTACTGCGCGGCCGACGCCCGGCGCCCCAAGCTCTTCGCCTGGGTCTACCGGCACCAGGTGAAGCACAAGGCCGTGGTGCTGCGCTGCCACGCCGCGCTGCTCCCCAAGGCCGGGACGGCGCGGGCCCTGGCGCACCTGCTCCACCAAACGGCCAGCGCCGCCTTCAGCGACTTCAAGCGCCTGCAGCGGCAGAAGGACGCCCGGCGCCTCCAGCGCCAGCGCCTGGGCGACTCCATCGTCCCGCTGCTGCCCATCCGCAAGCTGCTCAACGGGCAGGGCCCCTACCGGCCCCCCGCCGACCGGGGCCGTGGCGCCCGCCGGCTCAGCTCcatcctggaggaggaggaggaggaggagaacctgGGCGCCTCCCGCAACAACGCGCCCGCCGCCAGCCTCAGCCTGGCCACCGGCTGCGACCGGCCCGCTGCGGGCCCCCAGCGCCGGGAGCGGGCCGAGGTGCTGACTTTAGCCCGGGAGATGAGGGGCTGGAGCCTCCAGAGCCCGCCGCCCTGGCAGCCCGCCCGAGAGAGGCCCTGCTGCTGA